From Brienomyrus brachyistius isolate T26 chromosome 21, BBRACH_0.4, whole genome shotgun sequence, the proteins below share one genomic window:
- the LOC125716668 gene encoding ras-related protein Rab-11B-like, which translates to MGTRDDEYDYLFKVVLIGDSGVGKSNLLSRFTRNEFNLESKSTIGVEFATRSIQVDSKTIKAQIWDTAGQERYRAITSAYYRGAVGALLVYDIAKHLTYENVERWLKELRDHADNNIVIMLVGNKSDLRHLRAVPTDEARAFAEKNNLSFIETSALDSTNVEEAFKNILTEIYRIVSQKQIADRMAHDESPGNNVVDISVPPTSDGQRGNKLQCCQNL; encoded by the exons ATGGGAACTCGGGACGATGAGTACGATTATTTATTCAAAG TGGTTCTGATCGGGGACTCGGGTGTGGGGAAGAGCAACCTGCTGTCCCGTTTCACGCGGAACGAGTTCAACctggagagcaagagcaccatcGGGGTGGAGTTCGCCACACGCAGCATCCAGGTGGACAGCAAGACGATAAAAGCGCAGATCTGGGACACAGCCGGACAGGAGCGATATAGAGCCATCACCTCAGC GTACTACCGCGGGGCAGTGGGGGCGCTGTTGGTGTACGACATCGCCAAGCACTTGACATACGAGAACGTGGAGCGCTGGCTGAAGGAGCTTCGTGACCACGCAGACAACAACATCGTCATCATGCTGGTGGGCAACAAGAGTGACCTGCGCCACCTAAGAGCCGTGCCCACAGATGAGGCGCGGGCCTTCGCAG AGAAGAATAATCTCTCATTCATCGAAACGTCTGCCCTGGACTCAACCAATGTAGAGGAGGCATTTAAAAACATCCTCACAG AGATTTACCGCATCGTCTCACAGAAGCAGATCGCCGACCGCATGGCCCACGACGAGTCTCCCGGAAACAATGTGGTGGACATCAGCGTGCCGCCCACCAGTGATGGACAGAGAGGCAACAAACTGCAGTGCTGCCAGAacctgtga